One Negativicutes bacterium genomic region harbors:
- a CDS encoding S24/S26 family peptidase: MLISSIEQTIAEKGSLLIITHGHSMWPLLRGGKDPVCLKKPAILRKYDVVLFRRDHAGLVLHRIVAVGQDRRCLVCGDAESGREWIRPEQVKAVMDGFYRGKTYISCGHPLYRIYVQLVCAAYPLRVWLLCLRALFAKKTVAGKK; this comes from the coding sequence ATGTTAATCAGCAGTATCGAACAAACGATAGCGGAAAAAGGCAGTTTATTGATCATAACGCATGGTCACAGTATGTGGCCGTTGCTGCGCGGCGGCAAAGATCCGGTTTGCTTAAAAAAGCCGGCGATTTTACGCAAATATGATGTCGTACTCTTTCGGCGCGATCACGCCGGGCTCGTTCTGCATCGTATTGTTGCCGTCGGTCAAGACAGAAGATGCCTTGTCTGCGGTGATGCGGAAAGTGGCCGGGAGTGGATCCGTCCCGAGCAGGTAAAAGCGGTTATGGATGGTTTTTATCGCGGAAAAACCTATATCAGCTGCGGTCATCCGCTTTATCGGATTTATGTACAACTTGTGTGCGCCGCTTATCCGCTGCGGGTCTGGCTGCTTTGTCTGCGCGCTTTGTTTGCTAAAAAAACTGTCGCCGGCAAAAAATAA